A window of Candidatus Binatia bacterium contains these coding sequences:
- a CDS encoding mechanosensitive ion channel family protein codes for MRPSPFRADAAEAFNYATLAIKVGLIALGALILIRVAGLLVQRLEKAIRSAGRGDEISREKRARTLGGVVRGIARVAIIIVAVLMAVRELGLDITPALAAAGGFGVAAGLGAQSLVRDWIVGFFIIYDNEYVVGDVVQVAGVAGTVESLTLRHTEIRDGEGALHFVPNGEIKVVTNLTKAWSSPIVRIPVSLTEDPARVSSVLERYLAEAAQEPSLKPLLRDAPRVLGMEDVSVGQYTMMLQARTLPEHRLAVARALRFGAVRRLRAEGITIHSIAAETPAAGAVPGSAAKLRDARLHDAAADGA; via the coding sequence GTGAGACCCAGCCCCTTCCGCGCCGACGCGGCCGAAGCGTTCAACTACGCCACGCTCGCGATCAAAGTCGGGCTGATCGCGCTCGGCGCGCTCATCCTGATCCGGGTCGCGGGCCTCCTCGTCCAGCGCCTGGAGAAAGCGATCCGGTCCGCGGGCCGGGGCGACGAGATCTCGCGCGAGAAGCGCGCGCGCACCCTGGGGGGCGTGGTGCGCGGCATCGCGCGGGTCGCCATCATCATCGTCGCGGTGCTGATGGCGGTGCGCGAGCTGGGCCTGGACATCACGCCGGCGCTGGCCGCCGCGGGCGGCTTCGGCGTCGCCGCGGGGCTCGGCGCGCAGTCTTTGGTGCGGGACTGGATCGTCGGCTTCTTCATCATCTATGACAACGAGTACGTCGTGGGCGACGTCGTGCAGGTGGCCGGCGTTGCCGGCACGGTCGAGTCGCTCACGCTGCGCCATACCGAGATCCGGGACGGCGAGGGAGCCCTGCACTTCGTGCCCAACGGCGAGATCAAGGTCGTGACCAACCTGACCAAGGCGTGGTCGTCGCCGATCGTGCGGATCCCGGTCAGCCTGACCGAGGATCCGGCGCGGGTTTCTTCGGTCCTGGAGCGCTACCTGGCCGAGGCCGCGCAGGAGCCGTCCCTGAAGCCGCTCCTCCGCGACGCGCCCCGCGTCCTGGGGATGGAGGACGTCTCGGTCGGGCAGTACACCATGATGCTCCAGGCGCGGACCCTTCCCGAGCACCGCCTCGCGGTGGCGCGCGCCCTTCGCTTCGGCGCGGTCCGGCGCCTTCGCGCCGAGGGGATCACGATCCACTCGATCGCGGCCGAGACGCCCGCGGCCGGCGCAGTGCCCGGATCGGCCGCAAAGCTGCGCGACGCGCGTCTCCACGACGCGGCGGCGGACGGCGCGTGA
- a CDS encoding D-alanine--D-alanine ligase, translated as MKVVVLLGGNTPEREVSLRSGAGIGRALLDLGHEVTLLDTGTGRILPDPDTAQALGSGRAAPPAEAAVESLDDSGRLPVPGAGAGNLEIYAKAIPRAADLVFIALHGGDGENGVLQAVLDLARIPYTGSGVLASAVSMDKSLSKRIFRDVGIPTPDWIELEAPADPAAAWTPAIGDAAIAKLGGFPLIVKPNDQGSSVGISVAKRREDLLPAIEEARRYSRLILVESFIEGREVTVAVLDERAFPVVEITPEGGWYDYQHKYTAGASRYEVPAKLPPALTERLLALARDSYRALRCSGIARVDFRLAEDGTPWCLEVNTVPGMTETSLVPKAAGAAGLSYRDLVRAIVESAPARSAARSGA; from the coding sequence ATGAAGGTGGTCGTGCTGCTGGGAGGAAACACCCCCGAGCGCGAGGTCTCGCTCCGGAGCGGCGCGGGCATCGGGCGCGCGCTGCTCGACCTGGGGCACGAGGTCACGCTGCTCGACACCGGCACCGGACGGATCCTGCCCGATCCCGACACGGCGCAGGCCCTCGGCTCGGGGCGCGCGGCGCCGCCTGCCGAGGCCGCCGTGGAATCGCTCGACGATTCCGGGCGGCTTCCCGTTCCCGGCGCGGGCGCGGGCAACCTCGAGATCTACGCCAAGGCGATTCCGCGCGCGGCCGACCTCGTCTTCATCGCGCTCCACGGCGGCGACGGCGAGAACGGCGTGCTGCAGGCCGTGCTCGACCTGGCCCGCATCCCCTACACCGGATCGGGCGTTCTCGCGTCGGCCGTCTCGATGGACAAATCGCTCTCGAAGCGGATCTTCCGCGACGTCGGCATTCCCACGCCCGACTGGATCGAGCTCGAGGCGCCAGCCGACCCCGCCGCGGCCTGGACGCCCGCGATCGGTGACGCGGCGATCGCGAAGCTCGGCGGGTTTCCGCTCATCGTGAAGCCGAACGACCAGGGATCGAGCGTGGGGATCTCCGTGGCGAAGCGCCGCGAGGATCTCCTCCCCGCGATCGAAGAGGCGCGCCGCTACAGCCGCCTGATCCTGGTCGAATCGTTCATCGAGGGGCGCGAGGTGACGGTGGCCGTGCTCGACGAGCGGGCGTTCCCGGTGGTCGAGATCACGCCCGAAGGGGGCTGGTACGACTACCAGCACAAGTACACCGCCGGCGCCAGCCGCTACGAGGTGCCCGCGAAGCTTCCGCCCGCCCTGACCGAGCGCCTGCTCGCGCTGGCGCGCGACTCCTACCGGGCGCTCCGCTGCTCGGGCATCGCGCGCGTCGACTTCCGGCTCGCGGAGGACGGCACCCCCTGGTGCCTCGAGGTGAACACCGTGCCCGGCATGACCGAGACGAGCCTCGTGCCCAAGGCGGCCGGCGCGGCGGGACTCTCCTACCGCGATCTCGTCCGCGCCATCGTGGAATCGGCCCCCGCGCGCTCGGCCGCGCGCTCGGGCGCCTGA
- the ispF gene encoding 2-C-methyl-D-erythritol 2,4-cyclodiphosphate synthase codes for MDRELRVGNGYDVHRLERGVPLVLGGVALPFEKGLRAHSDGDALAHAIGDAILGALGLGDLGSHFPDTDSRWRGASSLDLLERIRELAASRGGRVVNVDATVIAEAPKIEPHVAAMRDNLARALAIGADRVSVKATTNEGLGSIGRGEGIAAMAVALVEVERS; via the coding sequence GTGGACCGGGAGCTCAGGGTCGGGAACGGCTACGACGTCCATCGCCTGGAGCGCGGCGTGCCGCTGGTTCTGGGCGGCGTGGCGCTCCCGTTCGAAAAGGGCCTTCGCGCCCACTCGGACGGCGATGCGCTCGCGCACGCGATCGGCGACGCCATCTTGGGCGCGCTCGGGCTGGGCGATCTCGGCAGCCATTTTCCCGATACCGATTCCCGGTGGCGCGGGGCCTCCTCGCTCGATCTGCTCGAACGGATCCGCGAGCTTGCGGCATCGCGCGGCGGCCGCGTCGTGAACGTGGACGCCACCGTGATCGCCGAGGCGCCGAAGATCGAGCCCCACGTCGCCGCGATGCGGGACAATCTGGCGCGGGCGCTCGCGATCGGCGCCGACCGCGTGTCGGTCAAGGCCACGACGAACGAGGGGCTCGGCTCCATCGGCCGCGGCGAGGGGATTGCCGCCATGGCCGTGGCGCTGGTCGAGGTCGAACGCTCCTGA
- the ispD gene encoding 2-C-methyl-D-erythritol 4-phosphate cytidylyltransferase encodes MELAVILAGAGSGRRMEGRGPKLLLDLAGMTLLERAAAPFLAHPAVTEIVAVVPEALLGPARDALARVPRERVVGARALAGGATRQESVRLGLESLDPRAAYVAVHDVARPLATPALIERVFAAAREHGAAIPALPIRDTVKEVEAGRVTRSVPRERLVGAQTPQIFSRAILARAHAQERTTPDATDDAALVEALGLPVHVVAGEPSNLKITEPTDLIVAMALLRSGSSGEV; translated from the coding sequence GTGGAGCTGGCGGTGATCCTCGCGGGCGCCGGATCGGGGCGCCGCATGGAAGGGCGCGGCCCGAAGCTCCTCCTCGACCTCGCGGGCATGACGCTGCTCGAGCGCGCCGCCGCGCCCTTTCTCGCGCATCCCGCCGTGACCGAGATCGTCGCCGTCGTCCCCGAGGCGCTGCTCGGCCCGGCCCGCGATGCGCTCGCGCGCGTGCCGCGGGAGCGCGTCGTGGGGGCGCGCGCGCTGGCGGGAGGCGCCACGCGCCAGGAGTCGGTGCGGCTGGGGCTGGAGAGCCTCGATCCGCGCGCCGCATACGTCGCGGTGCACGACGTGGCGCGGCCGCTGGCGACCCCGGCGCTGATCGAGCGCGTGTTCGCCGCGGCGCGCGAGCACGGCGCGGCGATCCCGGCGCTCCCGATCCGGGACACCGTGAAGGAGGTGGAAGCGGGCCGCGTGACGCGCTCCGTCCCGCGCGAGCGGCTCGTCGGGGCGCAGACGCCGCAGATTTTTTCGCGTGCTATACTCGCGCGCGCCCACGCCCAGGAACGGACGACTCCCGACGCCACCGACGACGCGGCGCTGGTCGAGGCGCTCGGATTGCCCGTTCACGTGGTCGCGGGCGAGCCGTCCAATCTGAAAATCACGGAACCGACCGATCTGATCGTGGCCATGGCACTCCTCCGTTCGGGATCGAGCGGGGAGGTCTGA
- the radA gene encoding DNA repair protein RadA gives MARKETSRARAAAGPFFCAECGNESPKWFGKCPHCGAWNSAAEAPAAGPRRSAGAARRAGGYSGVAASPPVRLEAIESGAEDRWRTGIAELDRVLGGGLVPGSLVLIGGDPGIGKSTLALEMAAALGASGRSVLYVSGEESPRQTRMRAERTALLGRSENLWIHAEVDLEAIEAEVDRLSPALLVVDSVQTLSLATLDAAPGSVSQVRECGLRLLRLAKERGLPVLLIGHVTKDGSVAGPRTLEHMVDAVLYLEGDPHHGYRILSAAKNRFGSTHEIGVFEMRGDGLIEVTNPSERLLRERGEPVPGSAVVASIEGTRPLLVEVQALVAPTHFANPQRVAQGVDPKRLAVVIAVLEKRARLSLAGADVFVNVAGGIRLDEPAADLGLALALASSFRDRPLPPDRVMIGEVGLGGELRPVPQLSRRLAEAARLGFRSAIVPKRSLDAADAPPAGIALLPSATVAEAIERTLAP, from the coding sequence GTGGCGCGTAAGGAAACGTCGAGGGCGCGCGCGGCGGCGGGGCCCTTCTTCTGCGCCGAGTGCGGGAACGAGAGCCCGAAGTGGTTCGGGAAGTGCCCGCACTGCGGGGCGTGGAACAGCGCCGCCGAGGCGCCGGCCGCGGGGCCGCGCCGCTCGGCGGGCGCGGCACGGCGCGCCGGGGGATACTCCGGCGTCGCGGCGTCGCCTCCCGTGCGGCTCGAGGCGATCGAGTCGGGCGCCGAGGACCGCTGGCGCACGGGCATCGCCGAGCTGGACCGCGTGCTGGGCGGCGGGCTGGTCCCGGGCTCCCTCGTCCTGATCGGCGGCGACCCCGGGATCGGAAAGTCCACACTCGCGCTGGAGATGGCGGCCGCGCTGGGCGCTTCGGGCCGGTCGGTCCTCTACGTCTCGGGCGAGGAGTCCCCGCGGCAGACGCGCATGCGCGCCGAGCGGACCGCGCTGCTCGGCCGGTCGGAGAATCTCTGGATCCACGCCGAGGTCGATCTCGAGGCGATCGAGGCCGAGGTGGATCGCCTGAGTCCCGCCCTTCTCGTCGTGGACTCCGTGCAGACCCTCTCCCTCGCCACGCTCGACGCGGCGCCGGGGAGCGTTTCCCAGGTGCGGGAGTGCGGGCTCCGCCTCCTGCGCCTCGCCAAGGAGCGCGGCCTTCCGGTGCTCCTGATCGGCCACGTCACCAAGGACGGCTCGGTCGCGGGACCGCGCACCCTCGAGCACATGGTGGACGCGGTGTTGTATCTCGAGGGGGACCCGCATCACGGCTACCGCATCCTGAGCGCGGCCAAGAATCGGTTCGGGTCCACCCACGAGATCGGCGTCTTCGAGATGCGGGGCGACGGGCTGATCGAGGTCACGAACCCCTCGGAGCGGCTCCTGCGCGAGCGCGGGGAACCGGTCCCCGGCTCCGCGGTGGTCGCGTCGATCGAGGGGACGCGGCCGCTTCTGGTCGAAGTCCAGGCGCTGGTCGCGCCCACCCACTTCGCCAATCCGCAGCGCGTGGCGCAGGGGGTGGATCCGAAGCGGCTCGCCGTCGTGATCGCCGTGCTCGAGAAGCGCGCGCGCCTCTCGCTCGCCGGCGCCGACGTGTTCGTGAACGTGGCCGGCGGGATCCGCCTCGACGAGCCCGCCGCCGATCTCGGCCTGGCGCTCGCGCTCGCCTCGTCGTTCCGCGACCGGCCCCTTCCTCCCGACCGCGTGATGATCGGCGAGGTGGGCCTGGGCGGCGAGCTGCGTCCGGTGCCGCAGCTTTCCCGGCGGCTGGCCGAGGCCGCGCGCCTCGGCTTCCGCTCGGCGATCGTGCCGAAGCGCTCCCTGGACGCGGCCGACGCGCCGCCCGCGGGGATCGCGCTCCTTCCGTCCGCCACCGTGGCCGAGGCCATCGAGCGGACGCTGGCACCCTGA
- a CDS encoding MlaD family protein has translation MTQPSRRNAVQVGIMGLAALVLLLVGVIWIKEYRLGEKKMTYTARFQEVGNLAEGDPVNVRGVRKGAVTDVKLEDQAVRVELELDRDVVLHPDASLRIANIGFMGEKFLALEPGTAPGRYDHTKPIPGRFQSGVPEVISGAGDLLIEATELSSRLNVMLDAIDPATVERTSKNMERASGSLNSALGDNRQDLRQAILDFKAAAHDLRAIASQNKDQVNTSLQNFDSASRKLSGLADQLSSTAASLQRVAAKVESNQGSVGRAIADTTLYVEMRETVRNTNELVKDIRKNPKRYLKIGLF, from the coding sequence ATGACGCAGCCGTCGCGCAGGAACGCGGTGCAGGTCGGGATCATGGGGCTGGCCGCCCTGGTGCTGCTGCTCGTAGGCGTGATCTGGATCAAGGAATACCGGCTGGGCGAGAAGAAGATGACCTACACGGCCCGGTTCCAGGAGGTCGGCAACCTGGCCGAGGGCGATCCGGTGAACGTGCGCGGCGTGCGGAAGGGCGCCGTCACCGACGTCAAGCTGGAGGACCAGGCGGTGCGCGTCGAGCTGGAGCTGGACCGCGACGTCGTCCTCCATCCGGACGCCTCGCTCCGGATCGCGAACATCGGGTTCATGGGGGAGAAGTTCCTCGCCCTCGAGCCCGGGACGGCGCCGGGGCGCTACGACCACACGAAGCCGATCCCCGGCCGGTTCCAGTCGGGCGTCCCGGAGGTCATCTCCGGCGCGGGCGACCTCCTGATCGAGGCGACCGAGCTCTCCTCGCGGCTCAACGTGATGCTCGACGCGATCGATCCCGCGACCGTGGAGCGCACCTCGAAGAACATGGAGCGCGCCTCCGGCTCGCTCAATTCGGCGCTCGGCGACAACCGCCAGGATCTGCGCCAGGCGATCCTCGACTTCAAGGCGGCGGCGCACGACCTGCGCGCGATCGCGTCCCAGAACAAGGACCAGGTGAACACGTCGCTCCAGAACTTCGACAGCGCCTCGCGCAAGCTCTCCGGCCTGGCCGACCAGCTCTCGTCGACCGCGGCCTCGCTCCAGCGCGTCGCGGCGAAGGTGGAGTCGAACCAGGGTTCGGTGGGCCGCGCCATCGCCGACACGACCCTGTACGTCGAGATGCGCGAGACGGTCCGGAACACGAACGAGCTGGTGAAGGACATCCGGAAGAATCCGAAGCGCTACCTCAAGATCGGGCTCTTCTGA
- a CDS encoding ABC transporter ATP-binding protein: protein MPEARMDRAAEARTDPAIEFQDVWKRLGRKEVLRGLNLEVRRGECMVIIGRSGTGKSVLLKHVVGLLAPDRGHVCVNGMEVEHLREKDLLELRRGMGMLFQGGALFDSMSVGENVGLPLREHTPMPQTQIDIVVSEKLALVGLEGSEGMRPSNLSGGMKKRAALARSLVLNPKIMLYDEPTTGLDPITSDLINQLIRRLQQRLGMTSIAVTHDMRSAYHIADRIAMLHEGRIHAMGTPDEIQATTDPALRQFIEGSSEGPLLPT from the coding sequence ATGCCGGAAGCGAGGATGGACCGGGCGGCGGAGGCGCGGACGGACCCCGCGATCGAGTTCCAGGACGTCTGGAAGCGGCTCGGCCGCAAGGAGGTTCTCCGCGGCCTGAATCTCGAGGTGCGCCGCGGCGAATGCATGGTCATCATCGGCCGGAGCGGCACCGGAAAGTCGGTGCTCCTGAAGCACGTCGTCGGGTTGCTCGCGCCCGACCGGGGGCACGTCTGCGTGAACGGGATGGAGGTGGAGCACCTCCGCGAGAAGGATCTGCTCGAGCTGCGGCGCGGAATGGGGATGCTCTTCCAGGGGGGCGCCCTCTTCGACTCGATGAGCGTCGGCGAGAACGTGGGGCTCCCGCTCCGGGAGCACACGCCGATGCCCCAGACGCAGATCGACATCGTCGTCTCGGAGAAGCTCGCGCTGGTGGGGCTGGAAGGGAGCGAGGGGATGCGCCCCTCCAACCTGAGCGGCGGGATGAAGAAGCGCGCGGCGCTGGCGCGCTCCCTGGTCCTGAACCCCAAGATCATGCTCTACGACGAGCCCACGACGGGGCTCGATCCGATCACGTCCGATCTGATCAACCAGCTCATCCGGCGCCTGCAGCAGCGCCTGGGCATGACCTCGATCGCCGTGACGCACGACATGCGAAGCGCCTATCATATCGCCGACCGCATCGCCATGCTGCACGAGGGGCGGATCCACGCCATGGGGACGCCGGACGAGATCCAGGCGACCACCGACCCGGCGCTGCGCCAGTTCATCGAGGGGTCGTCGGAAGGGCCCCTTCTTCCCACATGA
- a CDS encoding ABC transporter permease, translating into MTEPVETPETTWPERVAMGWLGDVGEVFILVGKVHRQIPAALMRPGLIIDQMAHIGVGSMPLTVIVALFTGAVTAVQALYQMRDYVPMLYLGTVIGKSVVIELGPVLTALVVGGRVGASIAAELGTMRVTEQVDAMETMGISPTRFLVAPRFLAAVLMLPALTIFADIVAIFGGWLVAVLTMGVSSHTFVSGLRLFFQIQDVFSGLIKSFAFGGIIAMMGCYFGLKSEGGAEGVGVATTHAVVASCLLILIVDYLLASFLFRVIFA; encoded by the coding sequence TTGACCGAGCCCGTCGAGACGCCGGAGACCACCTGGCCGGAGCGCGTCGCCATGGGGTGGCTGGGGGACGTCGGCGAGGTCTTCATCCTGGTCGGCAAGGTCCACCGGCAGATCCCGGCCGCGCTGATGCGCCCCGGACTGATCATCGATCAGATGGCGCACATCGGGGTGGGCTCGATGCCCCTCACCGTCATCGTCGCCCTCTTCACGGGAGCGGTGACCGCGGTGCAGGCGCTCTACCAGATGCGCGACTACGTGCCGATGCTCTACCTGGGCACCGTGATCGGAAAGTCGGTCGTGATCGAGCTGGGACCGGTCCTCACCGCGCTCGTCGTGGGCGGGCGGGTCGGCGCCTCCATCGCGGCCGAGCTGGGCACCATGCGCGTCACGGAGCAGGTGGACGCCATGGAGACGATGGGCATCAGCCCCACCCGCTTCCTGGTGGCGCCGCGCTTCCTGGCCGCCGTCCTCATGCTCCCCGCCCTCACCATCTTCGCCGACATCGTGGCGATCTTCGGCGGGTGGCTCGTCGCCGTCCTCACGATGGGCGTCTCCTCGCACACCTTCGTGAGCGGCTTGAGGCTCTTCTTCCAGATCCAGGACGTCTTCTCCGGGCTCATCAAGTCGTTCGCGTTCGGAGGCATCATCGCGATGATGGGGTGCTACTTCGGACTGAAGAGCGAGGGCGGCGCCGAGGGGGTGGGCGTGGCGACGACCCACGCCGTCGTGGCCTCCTGTCTCCTCATCCTGATCGTGGACTACCTGCTCGCGTCCTTCCTCTTCCGGGTGATCTTTGCCTGA